From a region of the Thermosipho melanesiensis BI429 genome:
- a CDS encoding FAD:protein FMN transferase: MRKRSSSDLNKLSKISLASTILLISMIIIVLVVVVFFKKTSRYETFETFSLGTYVQLRISTKANASIIAREIFQEFDRITKKFNPYNPESVIYKLNNSTDWVEVDDETFAVIDLSLQYAKMTRGSFDPTLGRLIKLWGFDKFSEEDKQFKVPNNEEIKNALENSGFEKVEIDYKNRKIKTNGVWFDLGGIAKGYALERAYQIAKEADRECTGFIEAGGDIRILGPKFGKDYWIIGIRNPRGNDSIDYIYLKNGAVATSGDYERYFEIGEKRYHHLLDRNTGYPALGAISATVIADDAIKADAFSTAAFILGKDKWLYTRTILPKENAEIFLVTNEQKILKTDGFEYYENTY, from the coding sequence ATGCGGAAGAGAAGTAGTAGTGATTTGAATAAACTATCAAAAATTTCACTAGCTTCTACTATTTTATTAATTTCAATGATTATTATAGTTTTAGTTGTAGTAGTATTTTTTAAGAAAACATCCAGGTATGAAACTTTTGAAACTTTTTCGCTTGGAACTTATGTACAACTAAGAATATCTACAAAAGCCAACGCCTCAATTATTGCTAGGGAAATATTCCAAGAATTTGATAGAATTACAAAAAAATTTAATCCTTATAACCCTGAATCGGTTATTTACAAGTTAAATAATAGCACTGATTGGGTAGAAGTTGATGACGAAACATTCGCAGTTATAGATTTGTCTTTACAGTATGCAAAAATGACTAGAGGTTCTTTTGACCCAACTCTTGGAAGACTTATCAAACTTTGGGGATTTGATAAATTTTCAGAAGAAGATAAACAATTTAAAGTTCCAAATAACGAAGAAATAAAAAATGCTTTGGAAAATTCTGGCTTTGAAAAGGTAGAGATAGATTACAAAAACAGAAAGATAAAAACCAATGGCGTTTGGTTTGACTTAGGTGGAATAGCAAAGGGTTATGCACTTGAAAGAGCTTATCAAATTGCTAAAGAAGCTGATAGAGAGTGCACAGGTTTTATTGAAGCAGGCGGAGATATAAGGATTTTAGGCCCAAAATTTGGAAAAGACTATTGGATTATAGGTATTAGAAATCCTAGAGGAAATGACAGTATAGACTATATATATTTAAAAAATGGGGCAGTTGCAACTAGTGGAGATTATGAAAGATATTTTGAAATAGGCGAAAAAAGATATCACCATTTACTTGATAGAAATACAGGTTATCCTGCATTAGGAGCTATAAGTGCAACAGTTATTGCAGATGACGCAATAAAAGCTGATGCTTTTTCTACAGCCGCTTTTATTTTAGGAAAGGATAAATGGCTGTACACACGAACTATATTACCCAAAGAAAATGCAGAAATATTTTTAGTTACAAATGAACAAAAAATTTTAAAAACAGACGGATTTGAATATTATGAAAATACATATTAA
- a CDS encoding YbaB/EbfC family nucleoid-associated protein has protein sequence MKKLKSFGGKNLGGKSMNQLQKLQEEMQKKLQEVEEGFSNVEVDVSVGGGAIKIFATADRKVKDIEIDEDLLEDTETLNDLLIAGINELMEKIEKIREEEMAKITQNFLPF, from the coding sequence ATGAAAAAATTAAAGAGTTTTGGTGGCAAAAACCTTGGAGGAAAATCTATGAATCAATTACAAAAACTTCAAGAAGAGATGCAAAAAAAACTTCAAGAAGTTGAAGAAGGTTTTTCTAATGTTGAAGTAGATGTAAGTGTTGGTGGTGGCGCAATAAAAATCTTTGCCACAGCAGATAGAAAAGTTAAAGATATCGAAATTGACGAGGATTTATTAGAAGATACTGAAACATTAAATGATTTACTAATAGCAGGAATAAATGAATTAATGGAAAAAATTGAAAAAATACGTGAAGAAGAAATGGCAAAAATAACACAAAACTTTTTACCTTTTTGA
- a CDS encoding rhomboid family intramembrane serine protease, which yields MKKESFYYLILINIIILLLIEILKFFIPNEVMLYLLFGAQYGPLVSSGQWYRIVTAMFVHGGFIHLVFNMYALYFLGRIVENVYGTDKFLFFYFSTGIIGNLATQFFYYNSFSVGASGAIFGLVGVLFAAGFRRDTPYTLKPITGTAFLPMILVNIFLGFIPGSNINNAAHLGGFLSGMALGYFIPIYEYSWNIRKLWKILSRVLVGVIIVSYIFLIIEGVKG from the coding sequence ATGAAGAAAGAAAGCTTTTATTATCTTATTCTAATTAACATAATTATTCTTTTATTAATCGAAATATTAAAGTTTTTTATACCAAATGAAGTTATGCTTTATCTTTTATTCGGGGCACAATATGGCCCCCTTGTTTCTAGTGGACAATGGTATAGGATTGTTACTGCAATGTTTGTTCACGGTGGTTTTATTCATCTTGTTTTTAACATGTATGCGTTATATTTTCTCGGTCGTATAGTTGAAAACGTATATGGAACAGATAAGTTCTTGTTTTTTTACTTTTCAACAGGTATAATCGGGAATTTAGCAACACAATTTTTCTACTATAACTCATTTTCTGTTGGAGCAAGTGGCGCTATTTTTGGACTTGTTGGCGTTTTGTTTGCAGCAGGTTTTAGAAGAGACACACCATATACTTTAAAACCAATAACAGGAACGGCATTTCTTCCCATGATACTAGTAAACATTTTTTTGGGTTTTATACCCGGTTCGAATATTAATAACGCAGCTCATTTAGGTGGTTTTTTAAGTGGAATGGCATTGGGTTATTTTATTCCTATATATGAATATTCTTGGAATATAAGAAAATTGTGGAAGATTTTAAGTAGAGTTTTAGTTGGAGTTATTATTGTTTCTTACATATTCCTTATCATTGAGGGTGTGAAAGGATGA